A window from Pseudoliparis swirei isolate HS2019 ecotype Mariana Trench chromosome 17, NWPU_hadal_v1, whole genome shotgun sequence encodes these proteins:
- the msh6 gene encoding DNA mismatch repair protein Msh6 isoform X1 has product MSKQSSIFNFFTKSPPPVSKSKPKPSPSPAEADLPSSVRKSSSSPKEEAKRTPQKPAKTSKGKPTSNGKSSKGGFSTLFGDKAPAAEQRSSTCPFTAGAPVWAKLEGHPWWPCLVVPQPLTGQQMRGNDRKQRIHVHFFDEPPTRGWVSTKYIRDYQGSDSSDAKTGGVFFSGKPAVRRAMALADGVMFDSPEKRLKMPVCMEPSDDDDDEEEEDMELDKSTVTDEEDSDEEEQKQEKVKSSKVSLRSSRASTEKGNEAKRRRIIVASDSDGSDKEFNPGQAAYSSEEEEEAAPVAMSTDEESTRESEAESPVKPVKRKRPAEKPASAKPTAPGAPRRAPALLAGDTKSRLSAFSAPDNFESQANGSGTGGGVTVWDHEKLEWLQGARRKDGHRRRQTEADYDAATLYVPEDFLNRSSPGMRRWWQLKSQMFDTVIFYKVGKFYELYHMDAVVGVNELGLTFMKGSWAHSGFPEIGFGRFSDGLVQKGYKVARVEQTETPEMMEARCKSMARPTKFDRVVRREVCRIITRGTQTYSVLDGAPAESQSKFLLSLKEKAEEESSGCCRSYGVCFVDTSVGCFHVGQFPDDRHGSRLRTLIAHFAPAEVLFEKGNPSVETRKILKSSLSSALQEGLSAGTQFWDAQKTLKTLSEEDYFREAAGPDQEAGTHFLPALLKAMTSESDSLGLSPREGCELGLSALGGCISYLKKCLVDQELLSLANFEDYVPVDVELENASGAAGFFARTRQRMVLDGVTLANLEIFQNATGGTEGTLLERLDTCSTPFGKRLLKQWLCAPLCNPTSVEDRLDAVEELIGAPAQAAEVSDLLKKLPDLERLLSKIHSIGTPLKGQDHPDSRAVLYEEVTYSKRKIADFLSTLEGFKTMQEIVAALAPVSGESRSALLRQVGGLRSEEDGLFPDLSAELRRWDTAFDHQKARATGVITPKGGFDPDFDQALASVEDCDRQLRDYLDRQKKRLGCKTMSYWGTGRNRYQMEVPNGISERNIPEEYEVKSTKKGYRRYVTKETERLFSELQGYEETRDAALKDCMRTLFYNFDKNYKDWKTAVECMAVIDVLLALSRYSQGGDGPMARPQVVLPEGDGEALTFLDLAGSRHPCVTKTFFGDDFIPNDISIGCPGGGETAEGKERASCVLVTGPNMGGKSTLMRQCGLVIILAQLGCYVPAERLRFTPVDRVFTRLGASDRIMAGESTFFVELSETASILHHATKHSLVLLDELGRGTATYDGTAIASAVVMELAEKICCRTLFSTHYHSLVEEYADNPAVRLGHMACMVENECEDPSQETITFLYKFITGACPKSYGFNAARLASLPEVVIQSGHRKAKEFEKSTVSLRLFKKLCQFAEDAALGDGRFSPLAHMLNAM; this is encoded by the exons ATGTCGAAACAAAGCTCCATTTTCAATTTTTTCACCAAATCTCCGCCCCCAGTCTCCAAGTCAAAGCCGAAGCCGAGTCCCTCGCCGGCGGAGGCGGACCTGCCTTCCTCCGTGAGGAAGTCCAGCTCCTCTCCGAAAGAGGAGGCGAAACGGACACCGCAAAAACCAGCCAAGACCAGCAAGGGGAAGCCGACAAGTAACGGGAAGTCTTCAAAGGGGGGATTCAGCACATTGTTTGGCGACAAGGCCCCGGCAGCCGAGCAACG CAGCAGCACATGCCCATTCACTGCTGGTGCCCCTGTGTGGGCAAAACTGGAGGGACACCCCTGGTGGCCGTGCCTGGTAGTACCCCAACCTCTGACTGGACAGCAGATGAGGGGCAATGATCGGAAACAGCGCATTCATGTCCATTTCTTTGATGAACCCCCTACGAGAGGATGGGTCAGCACCAAATACATCAGAGACTACCAAG GCTCTGACAGCAGTGACGCTAAAACAGGAGGGGTGTTCTTCAGCGGCAAACCTGCAGTCCGTCGTGCTATGGCGCTTGCTGATGGAGTTATGTTTGACAGTCCTGAAAAAAGATTAAAGATGCCTGTCTGCATGGAGCcgtctgatgatgatgatgatgaggaggaggaagacatggag ctTGACAAGTCAACAGTTACTGATGAAGAGGATAGTGATGAGGAAGAACAGAAACAGGAGAAAGTGAAGTCGTCCAAAGTCAGCCTGCGTTCATCGCGCGCTTCAACAGAAAAGGGAAATGAGGCCAAGCGCCGCCGCATAATTGTCGCTTCCGACAGCGATGGATCAGATAAGGAATTCAACCCGGGACAGGCTGCGTAcagcagtgaggaagaggaggaggcagcaccAGTAGCAATGAGCACTGATGAAGAGAGCACACGTGAGTCGGAAGCAGAAAGCCCCGTCAAGCCCGTGAAGCGCAAACGTCCGGCAGAGAAGCCCGCCTCTGCGAAACCGACGGCGCCCGGCGCCCCAAGGCGAGCTCCGGCGCTTCTCGCGGGCGACACAAAGTCGCGCCTGTCGGCCTTCTCTGCCCCCGACAACTTCGAGAGCCAGGCAAACGGGTCCGGCACCGGCGGAGGCGTCACAGTCTGGGACCACGAGAAGCTGGAGTGGTTGCAGGGTGCGAGGAGAAAGGACGGCCACAGGCGGCGCCAGACGGAGGCCGACTACGACGCCGCCACCCTGTACGTGCCAGAGGACTTCCTCAACCGAAGCAGTCCCGGTATGCGCCGGTGGTGGCAGCTCAAATCTCAGATGTTTGACACCGTCATTTTCTACAAGGTGGGGAAGTTTTATGAACTCTACCACATGGACGCCGTGGTCGGCGTCAACGAGCTGGGGCTGACCTTCATGAAGGGGAGCTGGGCCCACTCGGGCTTCCCAGAGATCGGCTTCGGCCGCTTCTCGGACGGCCTGGTGCAGAAAGGCTACAAGGTGGCTCGCGTGGAGCAGACGGAGACGCCCGAGATGATGGAGGCCCGCTGTAAGAGCATGGCCAGGCCCACCAAGTTTGACCGCGTGGTGAGAAGAGAAGTGTGCCGCATCATCACTCGCGGCACCCAGACCTACAGCGTGTTGGACGGGGCTCCGGCCGAGAGCCAGAGCAAGTTCCTGCTGAGTTTAAAGGAGAAGGCTGAAGAGGAGAGCTCGGGGTGTTGCCGCAGCTACGGAGTCTGCTTCGTCGACACCTCTGTGGGCTGTTTTCACGTCGGCCAGTTCCCCGATGACCGCCACGGCTCGCGCCTGCGCACCCTGATCGCACACTTTGCCCCGGCCGAGGTGCTCTTTGAGAAGGGGAACCCGTCCGTTGAAACGCGCAAAATACTCAAGTcttctctgtcctctgctctgcAGGAAGGACTTAGTGCGGGCACCCAGTTCTGGGATGCCCAGAAGACCCTAAAAACCCTTTCAGAAGAAGATTACTTTCGGGAGGCTGCCGGCCCGGACCAGGAGGCGGGGACCCACTTTCTTCCTGCTCTTCTGAAAGCGATGACCTCTGAGAGCGACTCCCTGGGCCTCAGCCCGAGAGAGGGCTGTGAGCTGGGACTGTCGGCACTGGGGGGGTGCATTTCCTACCTGAAGAAATGTCTGGtggaccaagagctgctctctTTGGCCAACTTCGAGGACTACGTCCCCGTGGATGTGGAGCTGGAGAACGCTTCTGGAGCCGCCGGCTTCTTTGCCCGGACTCGTCAGCGGATGGTGCTCGACGGCGTGACTCTGGCCAACTTGGAAATCTTTCAGAACGCGACGGGAGGAACGGAAGGGACGCTGCTGGAGCGCTTGGACACCTGCTCGACCCCGTTTGGCAAGAGGCTCCTGAAGCAGTGGCTCTGTGCTCCTCTGTGTAACCCCACCTCCGTCGAGGACAGGCTGGACGCCGTGGAAGAGCTGATCGGCGCTCCGGCTCAGGCGGCCGAGGTCTCCGACCTGCTGAAGAAGCTCCCGGACCTGGAGCGTCTCCTGAGTAAAATCCACAGCATCGGCACCCCTCTGAAGGGCCAGGACCACCCCGACAGCCGAGCGGTGCTTTACGAGGAGGTCACCTACAGCAAGCGCAAGATcgccgacttcctctccactCTGGAAGGTTTCAAAACAATGCAGGAGATCGTCGCGGCCCTCGCGCCGGTGTCGGGCGAGTCTCGTTCCGCGCTGCTCCGTCAAGTCGGCGGTCTGAGAAGCGAAGAGGACGGCCTCTTTCCCGACCTCTCCGCTGAACTCCGCCGGTGGGATACGGCCTTCGACCACCAGAAAGCCCGCGCCACTGGGGTCATCACCCCTAAAGGTGGCTTTGACCCGGACTTCGACCAGGCCCTGGCCTCAGTCGAGGACTGTGACCGGCAGCTGCGGGATTACCTGGACAGACAGAAGAAGAGACTCGGCTGTAAAACCATGTCGTATTGGGGAACTGGGCGGAACCGCTACCAGATGGAGGTGCCCAACGGCATCTCGGAGAGGAACATTCCCGAGGAGTACGAGGTGAAGTCGACAAAGAAAGGCTACAGGCGCTACGTCACCAAGGAGACGGAGCGGCTGTTCTCCGAGCTGCAGGGctacgaggagacgagggacgCCGCCCTGAAGGACTGCATGAGGACGCTCTTCTACAACTTTGACAAGAACTATAAAGACTGGAAGACCGCCGTGGAGTGCATGGCCGTGATCG ATGTGCTGCTGGCCTTGTCGCGCTACAGTCAGGGTGGAGACGGGCCGATGGCCAGGCCCCAGGTGGTGCTCCCCGAGGGTGACGGCGAGGCATTGACCTTCCTCGACCTCGCTGGATCCCGCCACCCCTGTGTCACCAAGACCTTTTTCGGCGACGACTTCATCCCCAACGACATCTCCATCGGCTGCCCCGGCGGCGGTGAAACCGCTGAGGGAAAAGAGCGCGCCTCCTGTGTCCTCGTCACGGGGCCAAACATGGGCGGGAAGTCCACTCTCATGAGACAA TGTGGACTCGTCATCATCCTCGCCCAGCTGGGCTGCTACGTTCCCGCCGAGAGGCTGCGCTTCACTCCGGTGGACCGGGTCTTCACTCGGCTGGGAGCCTCCGACCGCATCATGGCCG GAGAGAGTACCTTCTTTGTGGAGCTGAGCGAGACCGCCAGCATCCTGCACCACGCCACCAAACACTCGCTTGTGCTCCTGGATGAATTGG GGAGGGGCACGGCCACGTACGACGGCACGGCGATAGCCAGCGCGGTCGTGATGGAGCTCGCCGAGAAGATCTGCTGCCGCACCCTCTTCTCCACACACTACCACTCGCTGGTGGAGGAGTACGCCGACAACCCCGCCGTGCGGTTGGGCCACATG GCGTGCATGGTGGAGAACGAATGTGAGGATCCGAGTCAGGAGACCATCACATTCCTCTACAAGTTCATCACCGGTGCGTGTCCAAAGAGTTACGGGTTCAACGCCGCTCGACTCGCCAGCCTGCCAGAGGTGGTCATCCAATCGGGACACAGGAAGGCCAAAGAGTTTGAGAAGAGCACCGTCAGCCTCAGGCTCTTCAA GAAGCTGTGCCAGTTCGCCGAGGACGCCGCACTGGGAGACGGGCGCTTCTCTCCACTCGCTCACATGCTCAATGCCATGTAG
- the msh6 gene encoding DNA mismatch repair protein Msh6 isoform X2 — translation MSKQSSIFNFFTKSPPPVSKSKPKPSPSPAEADLPSSVRKSSSSPKEEAKRTPQKPAKTSKGKPTSNGKSSKGGFSTLFGDKAPAAEQRSTCPFTAGAPVWAKLEGHPWWPCLVVPQPLTGQQMRGNDRKQRIHVHFFDEPPTRGWVSTKYIRDYQGSDSSDAKTGGVFFSGKPAVRRAMALADGVMFDSPEKRLKMPVCMEPSDDDDDEEEEDMELDKSTVTDEEDSDEEEQKQEKVKSSKVSLRSSRASTEKGNEAKRRRIIVASDSDGSDKEFNPGQAAYSSEEEEEAAPVAMSTDEESTRESEAESPVKPVKRKRPAEKPASAKPTAPGAPRRAPALLAGDTKSRLSAFSAPDNFESQANGSGTGGGVTVWDHEKLEWLQGARRKDGHRRRQTEADYDAATLYVPEDFLNRSSPGMRRWWQLKSQMFDTVIFYKVGKFYELYHMDAVVGVNELGLTFMKGSWAHSGFPEIGFGRFSDGLVQKGYKVARVEQTETPEMMEARCKSMARPTKFDRVVRREVCRIITRGTQTYSVLDGAPAESQSKFLLSLKEKAEEESSGCCRSYGVCFVDTSVGCFHVGQFPDDRHGSRLRTLIAHFAPAEVLFEKGNPSVETRKILKSSLSSALQEGLSAGTQFWDAQKTLKTLSEEDYFREAAGPDQEAGTHFLPALLKAMTSESDSLGLSPREGCELGLSALGGCISYLKKCLVDQELLSLANFEDYVPVDVELENASGAAGFFARTRQRMVLDGVTLANLEIFQNATGGTEGTLLERLDTCSTPFGKRLLKQWLCAPLCNPTSVEDRLDAVEELIGAPAQAAEVSDLLKKLPDLERLLSKIHSIGTPLKGQDHPDSRAVLYEEVTYSKRKIADFLSTLEGFKTMQEIVAALAPVSGESRSALLRQVGGLRSEEDGLFPDLSAELRRWDTAFDHQKARATGVITPKGGFDPDFDQALASVEDCDRQLRDYLDRQKKRLGCKTMSYWGTGRNRYQMEVPNGISERNIPEEYEVKSTKKGYRRYVTKETERLFSELQGYEETRDAALKDCMRTLFYNFDKNYKDWKTAVECMAVIDVLLALSRYSQGGDGPMARPQVVLPEGDGEALTFLDLAGSRHPCVTKTFFGDDFIPNDISIGCPGGGETAEGKERASCVLVTGPNMGGKSTLMRQCGLVIILAQLGCYVPAERLRFTPVDRVFTRLGASDRIMAGESTFFVELSETASILHHATKHSLVLLDELGRGTATYDGTAIASAVVMELAEKICCRTLFSTHYHSLVEEYADNPAVRLGHMACMVENECEDPSQETITFLYKFITGACPKSYGFNAARLASLPEVVIQSGHRKAKEFEKSTVSLRLFKKLCQFAEDAALGDGRFSPLAHMLNAM, via the exons ATGTCGAAACAAAGCTCCATTTTCAATTTTTTCACCAAATCTCCGCCCCCAGTCTCCAAGTCAAAGCCGAAGCCGAGTCCCTCGCCGGCGGAGGCGGACCTGCCTTCCTCCGTGAGGAAGTCCAGCTCCTCTCCGAAAGAGGAGGCGAAACGGACACCGCAAAAACCAGCCAAGACCAGCAAGGGGAAGCCGACAAGTAACGGGAAGTCTTCAAAGGGGGGATTCAGCACATTGTTTGGCGACAAGGCCCCGGCAGCCGAGCAACG CAGCACATGCCCATTCACTGCTGGTGCCCCTGTGTGGGCAAAACTGGAGGGACACCCCTGGTGGCCGTGCCTGGTAGTACCCCAACCTCTGACTGGACAGCAGATGAGGGGCAATGATCGGAAACAGCGCATTCATGTCCATTTCTTTGATGAACCCCCTACGAGAGGATGGGTCAGCACCAAATACATCAGAGACTACCAAG GCTCTGACAGCAGTGACGCTAAAACAGGAGGGGTGTTCTTCAGCGGCAAACCTGCAGTCCGTCGTGCTATGGCGCTTGCTGATGGAGTTATGTTTGACAGTCCTGAAAAAAGATTAAAGATGCCTGTCTGCATGGAGCcgtctgatgatgatgatgatgaggaggaggaagacatggag ctTGACAAGTCAACAGTTACTGATGAAGAGGATAGTGATGAGGAAGAACAGAAACAGGAGAAAGTGAAGTCGTCCAAAGTCAGCCTGCGTTCATCGCGCGCTTCAACAGAAAAGGGAAATGAGGCCAAGCGCCGCCGCATAATTGTCGCTTCCGACAGCGATGGATCAGATAAGGAATTCAACCCGGGACAGGCTGCGTAcagcagtgaggaagaggaggaggcagcaccAGTAGCAATGAGCACTGATGAAGAGAGCACACGTGAGTCGGAAGCAGAAAGCCCCGTCAAGCCCGTGAAGCGCAAACGTCCGGCAGAGAAGCCCGCCTCTGCGAAACCGACGGCGCCCGGCGCCCCAAGGCGAGCTCCGGCGCTTCTCGCGGGCGACACAAAGTCGCGCCTGTCGGCCTTCTCTGCCCCCGACAACTTCGAGAGCCAGGCAAACGGGTCCGGCACCGGCGGAGGCGTCACAGTCTGGGACCACGAGAAGCTGGAGTGGTTGCAGGGTGCGAGGAGAAAGGACGGCCACAGGCGGCGCCAGACGGAGGCCGACTACGACGCCGCCACCCTGTACGTGCCAGAGGACTTCCTCAACCGAAGCAGTCCCGGTATGCGCCGGTGGTGGCAGCTCAAATCTCAGATGTTTGACACCGTCATTTTCTACAAGGTGGGGAAGTTTTATGAACTCTACCACATGGACGCCGTGGTCGGCGTCAACGAGCTGGGGCTGACCTTCATGAAGGGGAGCTGGGCCCACTCGGGCTTCCCAGAGATCGGCTTCGGCCGCTTCTCGGACGGCCTGGTGCAGAAAGGCTACAAGGTGGCTCGCGTGGAGCAGACGGAGACGCCCGAGATGATGGAGGCCCGCTGTAAGAGCATGGCCAGGCCCACCAAGTTTGACCGCGTGGTGAGAAGAGAAGTGTGCCGCATCATCACTCGCGGCACCCAGACCTACAGCGTGTTGGACGGGGCTCCGGCCGAGAGCCAGAGCAAGTTCCTGCTGAGTTTAAAGGAGAAGGCTGAAGAGGAGAGCTCGGGGTGTTGCCGCAGCTACGGAGTCTGCTTCGTCGACACCTCTGTGGGCTGTTTTCACGTCGGCCAGTTCCCCGATGACCGCCACGGCTCGCGCCTGCGCACCCTGATCGCACACTTTGCCCCGGCCGAGGTGCTCTTTGAGAAGGGGAACCCGTCCGTTGAAACGCGCAAAATACTCAAGTcttctctgtcctctgctctgcAGGAAGGACTTAGTGCGGGCACCCAGTTCTGGGATGCCCAGAAGACCCTAAAAACCCTTTCAGAAGAAGATTACTTTCGGGAGGCTGCCGGCCCGGACCAGGAGGCGGGGACCCACTTTCTTCCTGCTCTTCTGAAAGCGATGACCTCTGAGAGCGACTCCCTGGGCCTCAGCCCGAGAGAGGGCTGTGAGCTGGGACTGTCGGCACTGGGGGGGTGCATTTCCTACCTGAAGAAATGTCTGGtggaccaagagctgctctctTTGGCCAACTTCGAGGACTACGTCCCCGTGGATGTGGAGCTGGAGAACGCTTCTGGAGCCGCCGGCTTCTTTGCCCGGACTCGTCAGCGGATGGTGCTCGACGGCGTGACTCTGGCCAACTTGGAAATCTTTCAGAACGCGACGGGAGGAACGGAAGGGACGCTGCTGGAGCGCTTGGACACCTGCTCGACCCCGTTTGGCAAGAGGCTCCTGAAGCAGTGGCTCTGTGCTCCTCTGTGTAACCCCACCTCCGTCGAGGACAGGCTGGACGCCGTGGAAGAGCTGATCGGCGCTCCGGCTCAGGCGGCCGAGGTCTCCGACCTGCTGAAGAAGCTCCCGGACCTGGAGCGTCTCCTGAGTAAAATCCACAGCATCGGCACCCCTCTGAAGGGCCAGGACCACCCCGACAGCCGAGCGGTGCTTTACGAGGAGGTCACCTACAGCAAGCGCAAGATcgccgacttcctctccactCTGGAAGGTTTCAAAACAATGCAGGAGATCGTCGCGGCCCTCGCGCCGGTGTCGGGCGAGTCTCGTTCCGCGCTGCTCCGTCAAGTCGGCGGTCTGAGAAGCGAAGAGGACGGCCTCTTTCCCGACCTCTCCGCTGAACTCCGCCGGTGGGATACGGCCTTCGACCACCAGAAAGCCCGCGCCACTGGGGTCATCACCCCTAAAGGTGGCTTTGACCCGGACTTCGACCAGGCCCTGGCCTCAGTCGAGGACTGTGACCGGCAGCTGCGGGATTACCTGGACAGACAGAAGAAGAGACTCGGCTGTAAAACCATGTCGTATTGGGGAACTGGGCGGAACCGCTACCAGATGGAGGTGCCCAACGGCATCTCGGAGAGGAACATTCCCGAGGAGTACGAGGTGAAGTCGACAAAGAAAGGCTACAGGCGCTACGTCACCAAGGAGACGGAGCGGCTGTTCTCCGAGCTGCAGGGctacgaggagacgagggacgCCGCCCTGAAGGACTGCATGAGGACGCTCTTCTACAACTTTGACAAGAACTATAAAGACTGGAAGACCGCCGTGGAGTGCATGGCCGTGATCG ATGTGCTGCTGGCCTTGTCGCGCTACAGTCAGGGTGGAGACGGGCCGATGGCCAGGCCCCAGGTGGTGCTCCCCGAGGGTGACGGCGAGGCATTGACCTTCCTCGACCTCGCTGGATCCCGCCACCCCTGTGTCACCAAGACCTTTTTCGGCGACGACTTCATCCCCAACGACATCTCCATCGGCTGCCCCGGCGGCGGTGAAACCGCTGAGGGAAAAGAGCGCGCCTCCTGTGTCCTCGTCACGGGGCCAAACATGGGCGGGAAGTCCACTCTCATGAGACAA TGTGGACTCGTCATCATCCTCGCCCAGCTGGGCTGCTACGTTCCCGCCGAGAGGCTGCGCTTCACTCCGGTGGACCGGGTCTTCACTCGGCTGGGAGCCTCCGACCGCATCATGGCCG GAGAGAGTACCTTCTTTGTGGAGCTGAGCGAGACCGCCAGCATCCTGCACCACGCCACCAAACACTCGCTTGTGCTCCTGGATGAATTGG GGAGGGGCACGGCCACGTACGACGGCACGGCGATAGCCAGCGCGGTCGTGATGGAGCTCGCCGAGAAGATCTGCTGCCGCACCCTCTTCTCCACACACTACCACTCGCTGGTGGAGGAGTACGCCGACAACCCCGCCGTGCGGTTGGGCCACATG GCGTGCATGGTGGAGAACGAATGTGAGGATCCGAGTCAGGAGACCATCACATTCCTCTACAAGTTCATCACCGGTGCGTGTCCAAAGAGTTACGGGTTCAACGCCGCTCGACTCGCCAGCCTGCCAGAGGTGGTCATCCAATCGGGACACAGGAAGGCCAAAGAGTTTGAGAAGAGCACCGTCAGCCTCAGGCTCTTCAA GAAGCTGTGCCAGTTCGCCGAGGACGCCGCACTGGGAGACGGGCGCTTCTCTCCACTCGCTCACATGCTCAATGCCATGTAG